In one window of Mercurialis annua linkage group LG4, ddMerAnnu1.2, whole genome shotgun sequence DNA:
- the LOC126678992 gene encoding transcription factor E2FA → MPGGSQASARPPPTAAASASSSSSTPPSHNPPPAVPILPPLRRHLAFATMKPPFVPPNDYHRFTPASSSGNNYNSNGIADREAEGIVVRSPPLLKRKNGSDENGFESSSAICNDVSNSPFRTPVSAKGGRAYNRSKASKGHRSGPQTPVSNLDCPSPLTAAGNCRYDSSLGLLTKKFVNLIKHAEDGILDLNKAAETLEVQKRRIYDITNVLEGIGLIEKTLKNRIRWKGVDASRPGEPDGDASSLQEEIEKLTMEERRLDDQTREMQERLRDLSEDENSQKWLFVTEEDIKTLPCFQNQTLIAIKAPHGTTLEVPDPDEAVDYPQRRYRIILRSSMGPIDVYLVSQFEENFEEANGEASTSVPRAPTSRSNEIPAKEMMINENRLQKRVEPQMQQVHSPFFDLDASQELAGGMMKIVPSDVDNDADYWLLSDADVSITDMWRTDSNVEWNDVNMLRDDFGISDVQTPRAQTPSSGIADVASVQNSTRTKLALEVARSDEYKIFKFCRIILWRWIWGG, encoded by the exons ATGCCCGGCGGCTCTCAAGCTTCCGCCCGTCCTCCGCCGACCGCCGCGGCGTCAGCATCATCATCATCGTCTACTCCTCCTTCTCATAATCCACCGCCTGCGGTGCCGATCCTTCCTCCGCTGAGACGACACCTTGCTTTTGCAACAATGAAACCGCCGTTTGTTCCTCCAAATGATTATCACCGCTTCACTCCGGCGTCAAGTAGTGGTAATAATTATAATAGTAACGGAATCGCCGATCGTGAAGCGGAAGGGATTGTTGTTAGGTCTCCT CCattattaaaaagaaagaaTGGCTCCGATGAGAATGGTTTCGAGTCTAGCAGTGCTATATGCAATGATGTATCAAATAGCCCATTTCGAACACCTGTTTCTGCAAAAGGGGGAAGGGCGTACAATAGATCAAAGGCTTCTAAGGGCCATAGATCAGGGCCTCAGACACCTGTGTCAAACCTTG ATTGTCCGTCTCCTCTTACAGCAGCAGGCAATTGCCGTTATGATAGTTCTTTAG GTCTTTTAACAAAGAAGTTTGTCAACTTGATTAAACATGCTGAAGACGGTATTCTCGATCTAAACAAGGCTGCCGAAACTTTGGAG GTGCAGAAGAGACGAATATATGACATAACGAATGTCCTGGAAGGAATTGGTCTCATTGAGAAGACGCTCAAGAACCGGATACGTTGGAA GGGAGTTGATGCTTCAAGGCCAGGGGAGCCAGATGGTGACGCCTCTTCGTTACAG GAAGAAATTGAAAAGCTTACCATGGAAGAGCGCAGGCTAGATGATCAAACAAG AGAAATGCAGGAAAGATTGAGAGACTTGAGTGAAGATGAAAACAGTCAAAA GTGGCTTTTTGTGACTGAAGAAGATATTAAGACCCTGCCTTGTTTTCAG AATCAAACCCTAATAGCAATTAAAGCCCCCCATGGCACTACACTTGAAGTCCCAGATCCTGATGAA GCCGTTGACTATCCGCAGAGGAGATACAGGATAATACTTAGAAGTTCAATGGGTCCCATTGATGTTTACCTAGTGAG TCAATTTGAGGAGAATTTTGAGGAGGCCAATGGTGAGGCGTCCACTAGTGTCCCACGCGCTCCTACTTCTCGCTCAAATGAAATCCCAGCAAAAGAGATGATGATCAATGAGAATAGACTTCAGAAGAGAGTTGAACCTCAGATGCAACAAGTTCACAGTCCATTCTTTGATCTGGATGCTTCACAAGAGCTGGCTGGGGGAATGATGAAGATTGTTCCTTCTGATGTTGAT AATGATGCAGATTATTGGCTTCTTTCAGATGCTGACGTTAGCATTACAGACATGTGGAGGACGGATT CAAATGTTGAATGGAATGATGTGAATATGCTCCGGGATGACTTTGGAATATCTGACGTGCAAACTCCCAGGGCACAAACCCCATCATCAGGAATAGCTGATGTGGCATCCGTTCAAAACTCTACCAG AACAAAATTAGCTTTGGAGGTGGCTAGATCAGATGAgtacaaaattttcaaattctgTCGAATTATATTGTGGAGGTGGATTTGGGGTGGTTGA
- the LOC126679371 gene encoding uncharacterized protein LOC126679371, with product MEKPASLSPPSSPPTLRRRNSIATSLLIPTKLTVPNSQPYHTTSLPPLHINGSTTTTTTATNSSDVVSFELSSFNSSSLSYTSLKDILPSVAVNSPTGGAATPTCGSAYEISIRNRLVKQAAWAYLQPMSSSPDSTSQHFLRRLWLRFSTENPINACIEFITRHIIPSITQFINRMFRLIGVPMNR from the coding sequence ATGGAAAAACCAGCCTCTCTATCGCCGCCGTCTTCGCCGCCAACTCTCCGCCGCAGAAACTCAATCGCCACCTCACTACTCATCCCAACTAAACTCACTGTCCCCAACTCCCAACCTTACCACACCACAAGTCTCCCTCCTTTACATATAAACGGCagcaccaccaccaccacaacCGCCACCAACTCCAGCGACGTCGTTTCATTCGAGCTATCTTCGTTCAACTCCTCCTCGTTATCCTACACTTCCCTCAAAGATATCCTCCCGTCCGTCGCGGTTAATTCCCCCACAGGCGGCGCCGCCACTCCAACCTGTGGCTCCGCTTATGAAATTTCCATCCGTAACCGCCTCGTGAAGCAAGCTGCCTGGGCTTACCTTCAGCCTATGTCGTCCTCGCCGGATTCCACCAGTCAACATTTCCTCCGCCGCCTCTGGCTTCGATTCTCAACAGAGAATCCTATAAATGCTTGTATTGAATTCATCACTCGCCATATAATTCCGAGTATTACTCAATTTATTAATCGCATGTTCCGATTAATCGGCGTTCCGATGAATAGATAA